The following proteins are encoded in a genomic region of Saccharopolyspora antimicrobica:
- a CDS encoding class I adenylate-forming enzyme family protein produces MTWISRNGIEIRDLVPADLRRRWVERGDCPDRDLYALLRERVRAHPGREAVIDDERTLDYAGLDREVRRIAAALAGAGLGPGDIVGIRLPNGWRALVAELAVVAVGAVALPYPAGPGSRDTRSLLGRSRATAAIFADQADAAVAAELPHLREVFTFGSGSLDEAPYEHSWEPSPIDPDGPARILVTSGSQAEPKMIAYSHNAMGGGRANYVRALHRGDGPMRGLLLVKTATSYGSCAVVSLTALGSTLILADRFDAAEALRMVARHRPSHLFGVPTMLRRLAGHPATPEEDLSSLQAVVSSGAPLPEVTAAACRQRFGCQVITIYGSSDGINCHTARTGDVPGTGTPDPAVADIRIVDEHGVDAPTGEIWARGPMTPLSYVADAELDARYRTPEGWVRSGDLGTFDQHGRLHVLGRLKQVVSRGGYQISPAEVERELSAHPAIVDVACVPVPDADLGERMCACISQAAAAPELTLADITEFLATERGLERRKLPEYLLRLPELPLAATGKVCRRTVTAMAAELEKETAR; encoded by the coding sequence GTGACCTGGATTTCCCGCAACGGCATCGAGATCCGCGACCTGGTGCCCGCGGACCTGCGCCGCCGGTGGGTCGAGCGCGGCGACTGCCCGGACCGCGACCTCTACGCGCTGCTGCGCGAACGCGTCCGCGCCCACCCCGGGCGGGAAGCGGTCATCGACGACGAGCGCACGCTCGACTACGCCGGGTTGGACCGCGAGGTGCGCCGGATCGCCGCCGCACTCGCCGGCGCGGGGCTCGGGCCCGGCGACATCGTCGGGATCAGGCTGCCCAACGGCTGGCGCGCGCTCGTGGCCGAACTCGCGGTCGTGGCCGTCGGCGCGGTCGCCCTCCCGTACCCGGCGGGGCCGGGCAGCCGCGACACCAGGAGCCTGCTCGGGCGTTCCCGCGCCACCGCGGCGATCTTCGCCGACCAGGCGGATGCGGCGGTGGCCGCCGAACTGCCGCACCTGCGCGAAGTCTTCACCTTCGGCTCGGGGTCGCTGGACGAAGCCCCGTACGAGCACAGCTGGGAGCCGTCGCCGATCGATCCCGATGGCCCGGCTCGCATCCTGGTGACCTCCGGTTCGCAGGCGGAGCCGAAGATGATCGCCTACTCGCACAACGCGATGGGCGGCGGCCGGGCGAACTACGTCCGCGCCCTGCACCGCGGCGACGGCCCGATGCGCGGTCTCCTGCTGGTGAAGACGGCGACGTCCTACGGTTCGTGCGCGGTGGTGAGCCTCACCGCGCTCGGCTCCACGCTGATCCTGGCCGACCGCTTCGACGCGGCCGAGGCGCTGCGCATGGTCGCGCGGCACCGCCCGTCGCACCTGTTCGGAGTGCCGACCATGCTGCGGCGGCTGGCCGGACACCCCGCAACGCCGGAGGAGGACCTCTCCAGCCTCCAGGCCGTCGTGTCCAGCGGCGCGCCGCTGCCCGAGGTGACGGCGGCCGCCTGCCGGCAGCGCTTCGGGTGCCAGGTGATCACCATCTACGGTTCGTCGGACGGCATCAACTGCCACACCGCCAGGACCGGCGACGTCCCCGGAACCGGCACGCCGGATCCCGCGGTCGCCGACATCCGCATCGTCGACGAGCACGGGGTCGACGCGCCGACCGGCGAGATCTGGGCGCGGGGCCCGATGACACCGCTGAGCTACGTCGCCGACGCCGAGCTCGACGCCCGCTACCGCACCCCGGAGGGCTGGGTGCGCAGCGGCGACCTCGGCACGTTCGACCAGCACGGCAGGCTGCACGTGCTCGGCAGGCTGAAGCAGGTGGTGTCCCGGGGCGGCTACCAGATCAGCCCGGCGGAGGTCGAGCGCGAGCTCAGCGCGCACCCCGCGATCGTGGACGTGGCGTGCGTCCCCGTGCCGGACGCGGACCTGGGGGAGCGGATGTGCGCGTGCATCAGCCAGGCGGCGGCCGCGCCTGAGCTCACGCTGGCCGACATCACCGAGTTCCTGGCCACCGAACGCGGTCTGGAACGGCGCAAACTGCCGGAATACCTGCTCCGGCTCCCGGAACTGCCGCTCGCCGCGACCGGCAAGGTGTGCCGCCGCACGGTCACCGCCATGGCGGCCGAACTCGAGAAGGAGACCGCACGATGA
- a CDS encoding CoA transferase, with product MRTGPEVAARVAADQLRALPGEPEALACDIDWAGPVERELPDEQAVQAACGIMHVHGRAAGRPRRLGVDYASTLAGVLAAQGVLAASLARARGARFSSVRTSVAEAALLSVQQYLAVATTDDDWVETWQAGGRPPFTSRDGVRFELEVLHAEGWLRFWAELGADSGAVADGWWPFQQRFATAAANLPEALHRALREVDYGTVASVAASAGVSVLPVRDDPAPPAAVPACAFRALPGTARFAQRRGVAPLDGIVVVESTRRIQGPLVGHLLRMLGAEVVRVEPPGGDAMRGVPPMSGDCSARFRALNDGKRTVELDVKSPSGRRELCELVADADAFVHNWAPGKAAQLALDAGDLARVSPGLVYAWSSGWEPLRWPEPPVGTDFLVQAHSGLAAAVQSADEPSAPSLMTLTDVLGGAVSAMGVLAALLHRQRTGEGVRVDSSLFSSAGVVPRPPRRSVLDQPLRTSDGFAVLSGTDPARLAAALGTAPDTVPERLRQRPSGFWAAELSEVETVVTPVCTDLRQLAADPRFAAALGRDTHAFPLAPWEFS from the coding sequence GTGCGGACGGGGCCGGAGGTGGCGGCCCGCGTCGCGGCCGACCAGCTGCGGGCCCTGCCCGGAGAACCCGAAGCGCTGGCGTGCGACATCGACTGGGCCGGGCCGGTCGAGCGCGAGCTGCCCGATGAGCAGGCCGTGCAGGCCGCGTGCGGGATCATGCACGTGCACGGGCGTGCGGCAGGCCGTCCGCGGCGCCTCGGCGTCGACTACGCCAGCACCTTGGCCGGGGTGCTCGCGGCGCAAGGCGTTCTGGCCGCGTCGCTGGCGCGGGCACGCGGTGCGCGGTTCAGCTCCGTGCGGACTTCGGTGGCGGAGGCCGCGCTGCTGTCCGTGCAGCAGTACCTCGCGGTCGCCACCACCGACGATGACTGGGTCGAGACCTGGCAGGCCGGTGGGCGCCCGCCGTTCACCAGCCGGGACGGCGTCCGCTTCGAGCTGGAAGTGCTGCACGCCGAGGGCTGGCTCCGGTTCTGGGCGGAGCTCGGCGCGGATTCGGGTGCCGTAGCCGACGGTTGGTGGCCGTTCCAGCAGCGCTTCGCGACCGCCGCGGCGAATCTGCCGGAGGCGCTGCACCGGGCGCTGCGAGAAGTGGACTACGGCACCGTGGCGTCGGTGGCCGCATCCGCCGGGGTGAGCGTGCTGCCGGTGCGGGACGATCCGGCGCCGCCTGCCGCGGTGCCCGCGTGCGCGTTCCGCGCTCTGCCGGGCACGGCGCGGTTCGCACAGCGGCGCGGTGTCGCACCGCTGGACGGCATCGTCGTGGTGGAGTCCACCAGGCGGATCCAGGGACCGCTGGTCGGGCACCTGCTGCGGATGCTGGGTGCTGAGGTCGTCCGGGTCGAACCGCCGGGCGGCGACGCGATGCGCGGCGTTCCGCCGATGTCGGGTGACTGCTCGGCGCGGTTCCGGGCGCTCAACGACGGCAAGCGAACCGTCGAGCTGGACGTCAAGAGCCCGAGCGGTCGCCGCGAGCTGTGCGAACTCGTCGCCGACGCGGACGCTTTCGTGCACAACTGGGCGCCGGGCAAGGCCGCGCAGCTGGCCCTCGACGCCGGGGACCTGGCCCGGGTCAGCCCCGGTCTGGTCTACGCGTGGTCGTCGGGCTGGGAACCCCTGCGGTGGCCGGAGCCGCCGGTGGGCACGGACTTCCTGGTGCAGGCGCACAGCGGGTTGGCCGCCGCGGTGCAGTCCGCGGACGAGCCGAGTGCGCCGTCGTTGATGACGTTGACCGACGTGCTCGGCGGCGCGGTGAGCGCGATGGGCGTCCTGGCCGCGCTGCTGCACCGGCAGCGCACCGGGGAGGGAGTGCGGGTGGACAGCTCGCTGTTCTCCAGCGCCGGTGTCGTGCCCCGGCCACCGCGACGCTCGGTGCTGGATCAGCCGCTGCGTACTTCGGACGGCTTCGCCGTGCTGTCCGGGACGGATCCGGCGCGGCTCGCCGCGGCTCTGGGAACCGCACCGGACACCGTCCCGGAACGCTTGCGGCAGCGGCCCAGCGGCTTCTGGGCAGCGGAGCTCTCCGAGGTGGAGACCGTGGTGACCCCGGTGTGCACCGATCTCCGCCAGCTGGCCGCCGACCCGCGCTTCGCCGCCGCCCTCGGCCGCGACACCCACGCCTTCCCGCTCGCTCCCTGGGAGTTCTCGTGA